A DNA window from Streptomyces asoensis contains the following coding sequences:
- a CDS encoding HD domain-containing protein, which produces MTTTPTVLSTALDPTSDPALRPLPSQVASLLDEVGAPLRLVAHLRAVHDVAARLMDWLGPHCPALTVDREAVLFGAATHDIGKTLHPEELSGPGSRHEEAGRALLLARGVGPASARFAGTHASWDAPDTAVEDLLVSLADKVWKNKRVADLEDLVVAELSRAGGRPVWQEFLDLDAFLTDLGEEAPLRLAWQSAHPVHG; this is translated from the coding sequence ATGACCACCACGCCGACCGTGCTGTCCACCGCCCTGGACCCGACCTCGGATCCCGCGCTGCGTCCGCTGCCGTCGCAGGTGGCGTCGCTGCTGGACGAGGTCGGGGCGCCGCTCCGGCTGGTCGCTCATCTCCGGGCGGTGCACGACGTCGCGGCCCGCCTCATGGACTGGCTCGGCCCGCACTGTCCGGCGCTGACGGTGGACCGCGAGGCGGTGCTGTTCGGCGCGGCGACGCACGACATCGGCAAGACCCTCCACCCGGAGGAACTGTCCGGCCCCGGCTCCCGGCACGAGGAGGCGGGGCGCGCCCTGTTGCTGGCCCGCGGGGTGGGTCCCGCGTCGGCGCGGTTCGCCGGGACGCACGCCTCCTGGGACGCTCCGGACACGGCGGTGGAGGATCTGCTGGTGAGCCTGGCGGACAAGGTGTGGAAGAACAAGCGGGTGGCCGATCTGGAGGACCTGGTGGTGGCCGAGCTGTCCCGCGCGGGCGGACGGCCCGTCTGGCAGGAGTTCCTGGACCTGGACGCCTTCCTCACGGACCTCGGCGAGGAGGCACCCCTGCGGCTCGCCTGGCAGTCGGCGCACCCCGTCCACGGGTGA
- a CDS encoding TIGR03086 family metal-binding protein, producing the protein MADAVNGAGGTDGADGTRGAEVPEVLLRAHAYLREVVAAVGEAQWGVATPCEGWTARQVLNHARIDQQAYGLALTGGRPGSDPFHPADAFDGDPAAELSKVLDAVAEAYAGLPADADRVPTPLGPLPLDIAAGAAAMDAAVHAWDIAVATGQDRPLPAATAEGIRPAADRLVDHLRDAFKVFAPARETPDAHDPAASLLAFLGRDPRWTPPAN; encoded by the coding sequence ATGGCGGACGCGGTGAACGGGGCCGGCGGGACGGACGGGGCGGACGGGACGCGGGGCGCCGAGGTGCCGGAGGTGCTGCTCCGGGCGCACGCGTACCTGCGCGAGGTGGTGGCGGCGGTCGGCGAGGCGCAGTGGGGGGTCGCGACGCCGTGCGAGGGGTGGACGGCACGGCAGGTGCTCAACCACGCCCGCATCGACCAGCAGGCCTACGGCCTCGCCCTCACCGGAGGGCGGCCCGGCAGCGACCCGTTCCACCCGGCCGACGCCTTCGACGGCGACCCGGCGGCCGAGCTGTCGAAGGTGCTCGACGCGGTGGCCGAGGCGTACGCCGGGCTGCCCGCCGACGCGGACCGGGTGCCGACGCCGCTGGGCCCGCTGCCCCTGGACATCGCCGCGGGCGCCGCGGCGATGGACGCGGCCGTGCACGCCTGGGACATCGCCGTGGCCACCGGCCAGGACCGCCCTCTGCCCGCGGCGACGGCCGAGGGGATCCGTCCGGCGGCGGACCGGCTCGTGGACCACCTGCGCGACGCGTTCAAGGTCTTCGCCCCGGCCCGCGAGACGCCGGACGCGCACGACCCGGCGGCGTCCCTGCTGGCCTTCCTCGGCCGCGACCCCCGATGGACCCCACCCGCGAACTGA
- a CDS encoding TetR/AcrR family transcriptional regulator has protein sequence MAAKQGERTRRRLSTQERREQLLSVGARLFSESPYDDVWIEQVAEIAGVSRGLLYHYFPTKREFFAAVVERESERMLRMTAAVPGVPVREQLVSGLDTYLEYVETHAHGYRAFHRADAAGDQAVRKVYRRALAAQEQQMLAALGADPEFGAVLEGRPDMRLAVRGWLAFTTAVCLEWLRGSDLSRDQVRELCARALLGVIAPAG, from the coding sequence ATGGCCGCGAAGCAGGGGGAGCGCACCCGGCGCCGACTCAGTACGCAGGAGCGCAGGGAGCAGCTCCTGTCGGTCGGCGCGCGGCTCTTCTCGGAGAGTCCGTACGACGACGTGTGGATCGAGCAGGTCGCCGAGATCGCCGGGGTCTCCCGCGGGCTGCTCTACCACTACTTCCCCACCAAGCGGGAGTTCTTCGCGGCGGTCGTCGAGCGCGAGAGCGAGCGGATGCTGCGGATGACGGCGGCCGTCCCCGGCGTCCCGGTCCGCGAACAGCTCGTGTCCGGTCTCGACACCTATCTGGAGTACGTGGAGACCCACGCCCACGGCTACCGCGCCTTCCACCGCGCGGACGCCGCCGGCGACCAGGCCGTCCGCAAGGTCTACCGGCGCGCTCTCGCGGCGCAGGAGCAGCAGATGCTGGCGGCCCTCGGTGCCGACCCCGAATTCGGCGCGGTCCTCGAAGGGCGCCCCGACATGCGGCTCGCCGTGCGCGGCTGGCTGGCGTTCACCACGGCGGTCTGCCTGGAGTGGCTGCGCGGCTCTGACCTCTCGCGCGACCAGGTGCGGGAGTTGTGCGCCAGGGCCCTGCTCGGGGTCATCGCCCCGGCGGGGTGA
- a CDS encoding cytochrome P450, translating into MAETTEPTGTTGTAGTAGAIRPPGPEGGPVTSGTAPGAAGGPTAADGPAPSAGRAPADALPKGFRSAELGWPELKRIPHPPYRIPLLGDLLGASRRTPLQDSLRYAAELGPIFRRKVFGREFVFVGGAALAADLADETRFAKHVGLGIANLRPVVGDALFTAYNHEPNWQLAHDVLAPGFSREAMAAYHPMMLDVARRLTGHWDRELAAGRAVDVPGDMTKLTLETIARTGFGHDFGSFERTRPHPFVTAMVGTLTYAQRLNTVPSPALLRRASRRNEADIAHLDHTVDELVRARRANGGGDGDLLDRMLDTAHPVTGERLSAQNVRRQVVTFLVAGHETTSGALSFALHYLARDPRVAARARAEVDRVWGDTAMPGYEQVAKLRYVRRVLDEALRLWPTAPAFAREARADTVLGGEHPMRRGGWALVLTAMLHRDPGTWGPDPERFDPDRFDAAAVRARAPHTYKPFGTGARACIGRQFALHEATLVLGLLLRRYELRPDPAYRLRVTERLTLMPEGLRLHLERRRTPVGGAPLGEERTGERRIGEGPVEAVGEEPTASSSEPRCPVRRSGD; encoded by the coding sequence ATGGCGGAGACGACGGAGCCGACGGGGACCACGGGGACCGCGGGGACCGCGGGGGCGATACGGCCGCCGGGACCGGAAGGCGGCCCGGTGACCAGCGGCACGGCGCCCGGCGCGGCGGGCGGTCCGACGGCGGCGGACGGCCCGGCCCCTTCGGCGGGACGGGCCCCGGCCGACGCCCTGCCGAAGGGCTTCCGCAGCGCGGAGCTCGGCTGGCCCGAGCTGAAGCGCATCCCGCACCCTCCGTACCGCATCCCGCTGCTCGGCGACCTCCTGGGCGCGAGCCGCCGCACGCCGCTCCAGGACTCCCTGCGCTACGCGGCCGAGCTGGGGCCGATCTTCCGGCGCAAGGTGTTCGGCCGGGAGTTCGTCTTCGTCGGGGGCGCCGCACTGGCCGCCGACCTGGCGGACGAGACCCGGTTCGCCAAGCACGTGGGGCTCGGCATCGCCAACCTGCGGCCGGTCGTCGGGGACGCCCTGTTCACGGCGTACAACCACGAGCCGAACTGGCAGCTGGCGCACGACGTCCTGGCCCCCGGGTTCAGCCGGGAGGCCATGGCGGCCTACCACCCGATGATGCTGGACGTGGCGCGGCGGCTCACCGGGCACTGGGACCGGGAGCTGGCCGCCGGGCGGGCCGTCGACGTCCCCGGCGACATGACCAAGCTGACCCTGGAGACGATCGCGCGCACCGGCTTCGGACACGACTTCGGATCCTTCGAACGGACCCGGCCGCACCCCTTCGTGACCGCCATGGTCGGCACCCTGACCTACGCGCAGCGCCTCAACACCGTCCCCTCCCCCGCCCTGCTGCGACGGGCCTCGCGCCGCAACGAGGCCGACATCGCCCACCTCGACCACACCGTCGACGAGCTGGTCCGGGCGCGCCGCGCGAACGGCGGGGGCGACGGCGACCTGCTCGACCGGATGCTCGACACCGCCCACCCGGTCACGGGCGAACGGCTGTCGGCGCAGAACGTGCGGCGCCAGGTCGTCACCTTCCTGGTCGCCGGGCACGAGACCACCTCGGGCGCGCTCTCCTTCGCCCTGCACTACCTCGCGCGCGACCCCCGGGTCGCGGCCCGCGCCCGCGCCGAGGTGGACCGGGTCTGGGGCGACACGGCGATGCCGGGGTACGAGCAGGTCGCGAAGCTGCGCTACGTCCGCCGGGTCCTCGACGAGGCGCTGCGGCTGTGGCCGACGGCGCCCGCGTTCGCGCGCGAGGCGCGGGCGGACACCGTGCTGGGCGGCGAACACCCGATGCGGCGGGGCGGCTGGGCGCTGGTCCTGACGGCCATGCTGCACCGGGACCCGGGGACCTGGGGGCCGGACCCCGAGCGGTTCGACCCGGACCGCTTCGACGCGGCCGCCGTCCGCGCGCGTGCCCCGCACACCTACAAGCCGTTCGGCACCGGTGCGCGGGCCTGCATCGGACGGCAGTTCGCGCTGCACGAGGCCACGCTGGTGCTCGGGCTGCTGCTGCGCCGCTACGAGCTGCGGCCGGACCCGGCGTACCGGCTGCGCGTCACGGAGCGGCTGACGCTCATGCCGGAAGGGCTCCGCCTGCACCTGGAACGCCGTCGGACGCCCGTCGGCGGCGCGCCGCTCGGCGAGGAACGGACCGGCGAGCGGCGGATCGGCGAGGGGCCGGTCGAGGCGGTCGGCGAGGAACCCACCGCCTCGTCCTCAGAGCCGCGCTGCCCAGTGCGCCGGTCGGGAGACTGA
- a CDS encoding FUSC family protein, giving the protein MQEEVRERTAPLVRLVRRHREPVVVQALRSAAAATVAYVIALRLSPEALPLTAPLTALLVVQVTLYATLTNGVRRVNAVVAGVLVAIAFSLLVGLTWWSLALLILAALGVGHLVRVDEYVPEVAISAMLVLGVTTVGDTAWARVVETLIGAFVGLGCNLLLPPPVWVEEAGESIEGLARRLRRLMLRIGEEAAGRTPVEQAAARLHEARRLDHDIVEVDAALRQAEDSLRLNPRVREGLLHRVVLRTGLDTLEICTVVLRVLARTFTDLAKERDPQPLFPPETGETVERLLSEIADAVVSFAVLVTTSVSLNADAAEARLSAELRQAAATRDKLAQLLLEQLQHDARQWQLHGAVLTEVNRIIDELDTEHRTRRLLEDLDRVSAEQRDRMPRLTRLRERLGVQDQLWRNRTGFGGRRS; this is encoded by the coding sequence ATGCAAGAAGAAGTACGTGAACGTACGGCGCCCCTGGTGCGGCTCGTCCGGCGCCACCGCGAACCCGTCGTCGTCCAGGCCCTGCGGTCCGCCGCGGCGGCGACCGTCGCCTATGTCATCGCCCTGCGCCTGAGCCCCGAGGCCCTCCCCCTCACCGCGCCGCTGACCGCGCTGCTCGTCGTCCAGGTCACGCTGTACGCGACGCTCACCAACGGCGTGCGCCGGGTGAACGCGGTCGTGGCCGGTGTCCTCGTGGCCATCGCCTTCAGCCTTCTGGTGGGTCTGACCTGGTGGAGCCTCGCGCTGCTGATCCTGGCGGCCCTGGGGGTCGGCCATCTGGTGCGGGTCGACGAGTACGTCCCCGAGGTGGCGATCAGCGCCATGCTGGTGCTGGGGGTGACCACGGTCGGGGACACGGCGTGGGCGCGGGTGGTGGAGACGCTGATCGGCGCCTTCGTGGGGCTCGGCTGCAATCTGCTGCTGCCGCCCCCGGTGTGGGTGGAGGAGGCGGGCGAGTCGATCGAGGGGCTGGCCCGCAGACTGCGGCGGCTGATGCTGCGGATCGGCGAGGAGGCAGCCGGGCGCACACCGGTGGAGCAGGCTGCCGCCCGGCTGCACGAGGCGCGCCGGCTGGACCACGACATCGTCGAGGTGGACGCGGCGCTGCGCCAGGCGGAGGACAGCCTGCGGCTCAATCCCCGCGTGCGGGAGGGGCTGCTGCACCGGGTCGTCCTGCGCACCGGTCTGGACACGCTGGAGATCTGCACGGTGGTCCTGCGGGTGCTCGCCCGCACCTTCACCGACCTCGCCAAGGAGCGGGACCCGCAGCCGCTGTTCCCGCCCGAGACCGGCGAGACCGTGGAGCGGCTGCTGTCCGAGATCGCCGACGCGGTGGTCAGCTTCGCGGTGCTGGTCACCACGAGTGTCAGCCTCAACGCGGACGCCGCCGAGGCGCGGCTCAGCGCCGAACTGCGGCAGGCCGCGGCCACCCGGGACAAGCTGGCACAGCTGCTGCTGGAGCAGCTCCAGCACGACGCCCGTCAGTGGCAGCTGCACGGCGCCGTGCTGACCGAGGTCAACCGGATCATCGACGAACTGGACACCGAGCACCGCACCCGCCGCCTCCTGGAGGACCTGGACCGCGTCTCGGCGGAGCAGCGCGACCGCATGCCCCGGCTGACCCGGTTGCGTGAACGCCTGGGCGTGCAGGACCAGCTGTGGCGCAACCGCACGGGGTTCGGCGGCAGGCGTTCCTGA
- a CDS encoding lactonase family protein, with protein sequence MLGGAAAASVLAGCGDGGTADGADTRRTPPAAPSGKPSPSASTGASGGSTGPRPLYLGTYTSAEGGGKGIGVASYDPASGRITGRGTITGVPDPSYLAVHPDGATLYAANERERGSVTAVRLSDGKVLGSRPTGGAHTCHVSVHPGGKWLLSADYGSGSVAVHPIDGSGALGERTDSVTHRRPAPRAGQQGPHAHQIVTSADGGHVLAVDFGTDTVYSYRLDDRAGTLTEVAQAHTRAGAGPRHLAFHPGGRYAYLADEADDTIVVCGYEPSSGELTIGRPQSTGAKAATNYPAQPVVTPDGAYVFLANRGDNTLARYAVEADGARLRLLGTVPVEGDFPRQIALSPDGALLFAANQRSGTVTVFRVDGASGALRRAGEPYASPVAVCALPL encoded by the coding sequence ATGCTCGGCGGTGCGGCCGCCGCGTCGGTGCTCGCCGGGTGCGGCGACGGCGGCACGGCGGACGGGGCGGACACCCGGCGGACGCCCCCGGCCGCGCCGTCCGGGAAGCCGTCGCCGTCGGCCTCCACGGGGGCGTCGGGCGGTTCCACCGGGCCGCGCCCTCTCTACCTGGGCACCTACACCTCGGCCGAGGGCGGCGGGAAGGGCATCGGCGTCGCCTCGTACGACCCCGCCTCGGGGCGGATCACCGGGCGGGGCACCATCACCGGCGTCCCGGACCCCTCGTATCTCGCGGTGCACCCGGACGGCGCGACGCTGTACGCGGCGAACGAGCGCGAGCGGGGCTCCGTGACCGCCGTCCGGCTCTCCGACGGAAAGGTGCTGGGCAGCCGGCCGACGGGGGGCGCCCACACCTGTCATGTGTCGGTCCATCCGGGCGGCAAGTGGCTGCTGAGCGCCGACTACGGCTCGGGCAGCGTGGCCGTGCACCCGATCGACGGGTCGGGGGCGCTCGGCGAGCGCACCGACAGCGTGACGCACCGCCGTCCGGCACCCCGTGCGGGACAGCAGGGGCCGCACGCGCACCAGATCGTCACCTCCGCGGACGGCGGTCATGTCCTCGCCGTCGACTTCGGCACGGACACCGTGTACTCGTACCGGCTGGACGACAGGGCCGGGACGCTCACGGAGGTCGCGCAGGCGCACACCCGGGCGGGCGCGGGACCCCGGCATCTCGCCTTCCACCCCGGCGGCCGGTACGCCTACCTGGCCGACGAGGCCGACGACACGATCGTGGTCTGCGGCTACGAGCCGTCGAGCGGCGAGCTGACGATCGGGCGGCCGCAGTCCACCGGGGCGAAGGCGGCCACCAACTACCCGGCGCAGCCGGTCGTCACGCCGGACGGTGCGTACGTCTTCCTCGCCAACCGCGGCGACAACACACTGGCGCGGTACGCGGTGGAGGCGGACGGGGCCCGGCTCCGGCTGCTCGGCACGGTGCCGGTGGAGGGCGACTTCCCGCGGCAGATCGCCCTGTCCCCGGACGGCGCCCTGCTGTTCGCCGCCAATCAGCGCTCCGGGACGGTCACCGTCTTCCGGGTCGACGGCGCGAGCGGTGCGCTGCGTCGCGCGGGCGAGCCGTACGCGTCACCCGTCGCCGTCTGTGCGCTGCCGCTGTAG
- a CDS encoding DUF2470 domain-containing protein, with protein MGDSQSWAAVPAAAERARSVLAASWSCAVTADGGREEFVGAHTVDEDGRVILHVPDDSALLTAAICAPRGEPSAVLEFADVAPVPVRTRIRARLWLAGWFTPEDGHLAFHTTRVVLREPAGAVVVALDEFAAAAPDPLATAEAHLLTHLADAHPDAVERLTRLVRPDSLHGAVRVQPLAVDRHGLTLRVERARAHGDVRLAFHAPADDVGQLTERMHVLLTQAAAAACPRALQRQRTDGDG; from the coding sequence ATGGGTGACAGCCAGAGCTGGGCTGCCGTGCCCGCCGCCGCGGAGCGGGCCCGTTCGGTACTCGCGGCCTCGTGGTCCTGCGCGGTGACCGCGGACGGCGGGCGCGAGGAGTTCGTCGGGGCGCACACCGTCGACGAGGACGGCCGGGTGATCCTGCACGTGCCCGACGACAGTGCGCTGCTCACGGCGGCGATCTGCGCGCCGCGCGGTGAGCCGTCCGCCGTGCTGGAGTTCGCCGACGTCGCACCGGTCCCCGTGCGCACCCGGATCCGCGCCAGGCTCTGGCTCGCCGGCTGGTTCACCCCCGAGGACGGCCACCTCGCCTTCCACACCACCCGCGTGGTCCTCAGGGAACCCGCCGGAGCGGTCGTCGTCGCCCTCGACGAGTTCGCCGCGGCCGCGCCCGACCCGCTCGCCACGGCCGAGGCGCACCTGCTCACGCATCTCGCCGACGCCCACCCCGACGCGGTGGAGCGGCTGACCCGGCTGGTGCGACCGGACAGCCTCCACGGAGCCGTCCGCGTCCAGCCGCTCGCCGTCGACCGGCACGGACTGACGCTGCGCGTCGAGCGTGCCCGCGCCCACGGCGACGTACGCCTCGCCTTCCACGCCCCCGCCGACGACGTCGGGCAGCTCACCGAGCGCATGCACGTCCTGCTCACCCAGGCGGCGGCCGCGGCCTGCCCGCGCGCCCTACAGCGGCAGCGCACAGACGGCGACGGGTGA